One Ursus arctos isolate Adak ecotype North America unplaced genomic scaffold, UrsArc2.0 scaffold_15, whole genome shotgun sequence genomic region harbors:
- the ICE1 gene encoding little elongation complex subunit 1, giving the protein MMPGETHSAAPGTAADLSRCQGCASLQQNLNEYVEALITLKQKIINTDNLLTEYQKKCDELQFARRENSTLHHQVEQMLQKISPLQKCQEELGSLKAELEEKKSSLKLYQDTHQEYARVKEECLKTDAQKKKLEAKVKKLEEAAVKQTQDFKQLRNEKKILEKEFKKTQERLDEFSKQKNEKELRHIGTQISSDSYGSIDKRKVKLLLKELWLCINTTHRLPGEGNRSITEKPAKENPGPTESRDDVAPPPAGGRPLRAAAVQTCLAELSMEIEGDFSACRRVGREGPSGTTHCNDRISSEGQHPELPVLRNDEDSTDFSDRDHCFDEDLQAAVDFFRLPPPLLSPVPSPPLVSLPPLSTLPSSLAPENYFGEYTDSSDNESSQHRNSAESVSEDETSESQYFGSSRKSKGSSGTWEEKLKSHEATQALTALEVNEVTAVGFGTFTATLREPSAACSLACEKHWMVSSESTSDRGRGTLDEAQRQRDVREVDKSVQTENTLREPIRNVCVETSSGSRAQGRGVALQNPDMCSSPLGKRPFSELMESEGKTLLSKMIGSPKSQFTKWTLTNEIPLESDHLSISDHFQGMCRVLRKERDVQGLLSGESPEPEDDAGDALGATGLGIDARLSSSSTSGASSVCSDSPSPSGLKYGHDLHIPAKVTPVELHQSEQKLSAEPLNMLGLQPEPVECPAGENHLENSLCALSPELGASDFNNQSSSEVGCTNVVKGMPKVCSLAQSVFIKAMKEAQCGSQGPRTEPPLTRADSTPLLESQCGLTKSGFGFVKSPSWHHSDLLRRGGEERLRAKSEHEQKTNHQVQKAAPSLESRGSASKPELARENHPVGLRAATSLLPNQVSVITKQARPDTAQSTRLEHWRQQRAEPAVAAAHAGPGAAPTSSGARRGGEREDTACSAPGAAATEGTSPQVSASWRKLDFGFPSGSVPVGNSHCSTNSKLSFSSKNISVQNQDVVTEASAQEAVQKQTLLLHATSLDPSGLDVDRLLPATEVPVSRSFPVDEVPCGGAGTSGGAALAVPEDSPRVRQSLKTSLERPSQTPGGASPKGPGPTGTALQSANLRRDEETRAVPQSGLAGALCCYTGIREAGGGDTEVEESEAPSCSEGDSEPEAAMGDSWQSATRASRKDSGVPSAGAAETRPSVEVGCLTSALQDFNISTLSEIDGLSTSEVVMFLESCQLRDYSSGDSVSECSSKGTLHKETNKDLKLGELSGEKYRKQLCEEETLETSDDWVESEEDDGPLRSTSQLTRRSLETLSEVLTRIGQELQTSCESSPGKDTGGLVLLNMHDNMATKPVLEHIPLQEASGFPPHPAGTPPPTASVASKGHSSASGTSSNRVTPCSPKGVPDVTSPIRDGAQVLSELAEPSPQCSDSVVGQTTEGSAKEGTETTFQCQISTVTSEVINVLINKDQNLVIEKGDHWTIINGVALMPNVDQVILCDSPEDIPVSPDRADFISITSMEKSPETGHPGPPFQELQCGSNLSCAQEEISSSSQSTNFDKSRLRNRPVKPSVRISSEIYDQNFESQTIASDHTYFNSKLEPFSKNKNRSKISNKDQSNKPAKALASSQVEANQSEGSQSFSGERENTKMQRNQTQTILANADTSTPTDCSDTLSKIRQEVGPPLPPLLAPLVATPPRTSQPVSPLIATSSPSSPTSPIGQISPLCEIPVPPMMSPLPEEPGCPSPLCTSPSPSTALAGERILSSPLQFCAATPKHALPVPGRLPPLASAHTAVAGPQENSVKILDTMYPELSARARTLNILKGNIQLTRGPSADCKSLAGPVSALTGFKAITSTSTAFVKTGGSSGSDCTQERSRDGGARQDAGGKRTLSASTLRSAKRLRLDSGSPEPETGGAATEGVGKALRRNVPQAEGETTEAESSLLTVGTVSQLPPNPKETVESHDKAIADALKKIAESSFDLLPVIRSHVYVGNISKKPVMRDQEKEVVYEFSTTKKHLAECLLHSILSELKIQKISMERNYIHALCRVYVGICRQLGDLERARLFCYSLLKEDFPESEKLTLFIANMWHDIFISQSVINKAMQLVARQRAKGEVRSCLRAFLNWEKNAPVDVGFMVSKLLLTIQLCPKTEFQSSETFGEDLSDNTWEYIFAIDLLCCHQKWIWTHDNIISKELWPVMDKWIKYRKGHANIAYTPDIIIASILRLIGRLGQLGLKEGFPSAVKNISSVIGMFIQHAQDEDIPWGIQLAAVYALCDLSPSNPAEISKILEAWRQETAHSVPSAVLSCLEEVSSLCAEEVG; this is encoded by the exons GAAAAGTAAAGCTGCTTCTGAAGGAACTCTGGCTCTGCATAAACACAACACACAGACTACCTGGTGAAGGCAACCGAAGTATCACAG AGAAACCTGCCAAAGAAAACCCCGGACCCACAGAGTCCAGGGACGATGTCGCGCCCCCTCCAGCGGGAGGCAGGCCACTCAGAGCCGCAGCTGTGCAGACGTGCCTGGCGGAACTCTCCATGGAAATAGAGGGCGACTTCTCTGCGTGTAGACgtgtggggagagaggggccCAGTGGAACCACGCACTGTAATGACCGCATTTCTAGTGAGGGCCAGCATCCTGAACTTCCAGTGCTGAGGAATGATGAGGACAGTACTGACTTCTCTGATCGTGATCACTGTTTCGATGAAGATCTCCAGGCTGCGGTTGACTTCTTCAGACTTCCCCCTCCTCTGTTGTCTCCGGTGCCGTCACCCCCTCTGGTGTCCCTACCACCCCTGAGCACATTACCTTCTTCGCTCGCTCCT gaaaactaCTTTGGAGAGTACACAGATTCCAGTGATAATGAGTCGTCCCAACATAGAAATTCTGCTGAGTCTGTTTCAGAAGATGAGACGTCTGAATCACAGTATTTTGGTTCATCCAGAAAAAGTAAAGGAAGTAGTGGTACCTGGGAGGAAAAGCTCAAATCACACGAAGCTACGCAAGCTCTGACTGCATTGGAAGTAAATGAAGTGACAGCTGTTGGGTTTGGGACGTTCACAGCAACACTGAGAGAGCCTTCAGCCGCATGCTCCTTAGCTTGCGAGAAACACTGGATGGTGTCATCTGAATCCACGAGTGATAGGGGAAGAGGCACTTTAGATGAGGCACAAAGACAGAGAGACGTTAGGGAGGTGGATAAGTCGGTGCAGACTGAGAACACGCTTCGTGAGCCCATCAGAAATGTGTGTGTTGAGACGTCGTCTGGCAGCCGGGCACAGGGCAGGGGAGTAGCCCTCCAGAACCCTGACATGTGTTCTTCTCCCCTCGGCAAGCGGCCGTTCAGTGAGCTCATGGAATCTGAAGGAAAAACTCTGCTATCCAAAATGATAGGATCCCCCAAATCACAGTTTACTAAGTGGACACTAACTAATGAAATCCCTCTTGAATCAGACCATCTGTCGATCTCTGACCACTTTCAGGGAATGTGTAGAGtattgagaaaggagagagatgtTCAAGGTTTGCTTTCAGGAGAATCACCGGAACCGGAGGACGATGCCGGTGATGCGTTGGGTGCCACAGGGCTCGGTATTGATGCCaggctttcttcctcttctacctcGGGAGCATCATCTGTCTGCAGTGACTCCCCGTCTCCCTCTGGGTTAAAGTATGGTCATGATCTACACATTCCTGCTAAAGTGACCCCTGTGGAACTGCATCAGTCAGAACAAAAGTTATCAGCTGAACCCTTGAACATGCTAGGTCTGCAGCCTGAGCCCGTGGAGTGTCCTGCCGGAGAGAACCATCTGGAGAATAGCTTGTGTGctttgagccctgagttgggagCATCAGATTTTAATAATCAGAGCAGCAGTGAGGTCGGGTGCACAAACGTTGTGAAAGGCATGCCTAAAGTCTGTTCACTTGCACAGTCAGTATTTATAAAAGCTATGAAAGAGGCACAGTGTGGAAGTCAGGGCCCCAGAACTGAGCCCCCCCTGACTAGGGCGGATTCTACACCATTGCTAGAGTCTCAGTGTGGCTTGACCAAGAGTGGATTTGGTTTTGTTAAAAGCCCTTCATGGCACCACAGTGATCTGTTAAGGAGAGGTGGCGAAGAAAGGCTGAGAGCTAAGTCAGAGCatgaacagaaaacaaaccaTCAGGTGCAAAAGGCAGCGCCATCCTTAGAAAGCAGAGGATCCGCATCCAAGCCTGAACTTGCTAGAGAAAATCACCCCGTGGGGCTCAGGGCTGCTACGTCACTGTTGCCTAATCAAGTGTCCGTGATCACCAAGCAGGCCAGGCCCGACACGGCGCAGAGCACCCGACTGGAGCACTGGCGGCAGCAGAGGGCTGAGCCTGCTGTCGCAGCAGCACATGCCGGTCCTGGGGCTGCTCCCACGTCCTCAGGAGCCAGACGTGGCGGAGAAAGAGAGGACACGGCGTGCAGTGCCCCGGGGGCGGCTGCTACTGAAGGAACCTCGCCACAGGTTTCTGCCTCATGGAGAAAATTAGATTTCGGTTTTCCAAGTGGTTCTGTACCAGTAGGAAATTCTCATTGTTCCACAAATAGCAAACTGTCTTTCTCTTCTAAAAACATCTCAGTTCAAAACCAGGACGTTGTGACGGAAGCCTCAGCACAGGAAGCCGTGCAGAAGCAGACACTGCTCCTTCATGCCACCAGTCTGGACCCGTCTGGGCTGGATGTGGATCGACTCCTTCCCGCCACAGAAGTGCCAGTGTCGAGAAGTTTTCCTGTTGATGAAGTACCCTGTGGGGGTGCAGGCACTTCGGGTGGTGCGGCCCTGGCTGTCCCAGAGGACTCTCCTCGTGTCCGGCAAAGCCTGAAGACGTCTCTAGAGCGGCCATCTCAGACTCCTGGTGGTGCTTCTCCTAAAGGTCCAGGCCCTACAGGGACCGCTCTTCAGTCGGCGAATCTCAGAAGAGATGAAGAGACGCGTGCTGTCCCCCAGAGTGGCCTTGCTGGGGCGCTGTGTTGCTACACAGGCATTCGGGAGGCAGGAGGTGGTGACACAGAGGTGGAGGAGAGTGAGGCACCTAGCTGCAGTGAGGGGGACAGTGAGCCCGAAGCCGCGATGGGGGACAGCTGGCAAAGTGCCACCCGTGCCTCCAGGAAAGATTCAGGAGTCCCCAGTGCTGGTGCAGCCGAGACCAGGCCTTCCGTAGAGGTGGGCTGTCTGACCTCAGCACTGCAGGACTTCAACATCAGTACTCTTTCTGAGATAGACGGACTTTCTACATCAGAAGTCGTGATGTTTCTTGAAAGTTGTCAGTTAAGAGATTATAGTTCAGGGGACTCTGTTTCAGAATGTTCTAGCAAAGGAACCCTACATAAAGAAACGAACAAAGACTTAAAGCTAGGTGAACTATCAGGAGAAAAGTACAGAAAGCAGCTTTGTGAAGAAGAAACCCTTGAAACCTCTGACGATTGGGTTGAATCTGAGGAAGATGACGGTCCTCTGAGGAGCACGAGTCAGCTTACCCGGCGTTCCTTGGAAACGCTGTCTGAGGTACTCACCAGGATTGGACAGGAACTTCAGACCAGCTGTGAGAGCTCTCCTGGAAAAGACACTGGTGGCTTAGTGCTCTTAAATATGCATGACAACATGGCCACTAAGCCTGTCCTAGAGCACATCCCACTTCAGGAGGCGAGTGGCTTCCCACCACATCCTGCAGGTACGCCCCCTCCAACAGCCAGCGTGGCCAGCAAGGGCCATTCTTCCGCCAGCGGCACATCAAGTAACAGGGTCACTCCATGCAGTCCTAAAGGTGTCCCTGATGTCACCAGCCCAATCCGCGATGGGGCACAGGTCCTTTCAGAGCTGGCAGAGCCCTCCCCACAGTGCTCTGACTCCGTGGTGGGGCAGACCACGGAGGGCAGTGCCAAGGAGGGGACAGAAACGACATTTCAGTGTCAGATATCAACAGTGACCTCCGAAGTCATAAACGTGCTCATCAATAAGGATCAGAATCTCGTCATTGAAAAGGGGGACCACTGGACCATCATAAATGGGGTAGCTCTCATGCCAAATGTGGACCAGGTCATACTGTGTGACAGTCCTGAAGACATCCCTGTTTCCCCAGATCGAGCTGACTTCATTTCCATTACTTCCATGGAGAAGTCCCCAGAGACCGGTCACCCTGGCCCTCCATTTCAGGAGCTCCAGTGTGGCAGCAACCTGTCATGTGCCCAAGAGGAAATTTCCAGCAGTAGCCAGAGCACCAACTTCGATAAAAGTCGTTTGCGCAATAGACCTGTCAAGCCCAGTGTAAGGATTAGTTCTGAAATCTATGATCAGAACTTTGAGTCTCAGACCATTGCATCTGATCACACATACTTTAACTCGAAACTAGAGCCCTTCAGCAAAAATAAGAATCGATCAAAGATTTCAAACAAAGATCAGTCAAACAAGCCAGCAAAGGCTTTGGCATCAAGCCAAGTTGAAGCTAATCAGAGTGAAGGCTCTCAGTCATTTTCgggggaaagagagaacacaaaaatgcagagaaatcaAACTCAGACCATTCTAGCCAATGCTGACACATCGACTCCTACGGATTGCTCTGATACTCTGAGTAAAATCCGGCAGGAGGTGGGCCCCCCTCTGCCGCCCTTGCTCGCTCCTCTGGTCGCTACACCTCCAAGGACTTCGCAACCAGTTTCTCCTCTGATAGcaacttcctctccctcctcacctACCTCTCCTATTGGCCAGATTTCTCCCTTGTGTGAAATCCCAGTGCCTCCTATGATGTCTCCTTTGCCGGAAGAGCCGGgatgcccctctcccctgtgcaCATCTCCGTCCCCGTCTACTGCACTGGCGGGCGAGAGGATATTGTCATCACCCTTGCAGTTCTGTGCTGCGACCCCAAAGCATGCCCTCCCCGTGCCTGGCCGCCTCCCGCCCTTGGCATCTGCCCACACGGCTGTGGCTGGACCCCAGGAGAATTCCGTTAAAATCCTTGATACCATGTACCCAGAGCTGTCTGCCAGGGCCCGCACCCTCAACATCCTCAAAGGGAATATTCAGCTCACTCGAGGTCCTTCTGCAGACTGTAAGAGCTTAGCAGGGCCTGTCAGCGCTCTAACAGGATTCAAGGCAATCACGTCGACGTCCACTGCCTTTGTTAAGACAGGGGGCAGCTCAGGGAGTGACTGCACTCAAGAGAGGTCCAGAGATGGGGGGGCTCGCCAGGATGCAGGTGGGAAAAGGACATTGTCTGCATCTACCCTGAGGAGTGCCAAAAGACTTCGGCTGGACAGCGGGTCCCCGGAACCGGAAACTGGGGGCGCCGCTACAGAAGGAGTCGGTAAGGCCCTCCGGAGGAACGTCCCTCAGGCTGAAGGTGAGACGACAGAGGCAGAAAGTTCTCTTCTGACCGTCGGTACGGTTTCACAGTTGCCTCCGAACCCGAAAGAAACTGTGGAGTCCCATGACAAAGCCATAGCAGATGCACTGAAGAAGATTGCAGAGTCGTCTTTTGATCTCTTACCTGTCATTCGGAGTCACGTGTATGTGGGAAATATCTCCAAAAAGCCTGTAATGAGAGATCAAGAGAAGGAGGTTGTTTATGAATTTAGCACAACCAAAAAG CATTTAGCAGAGTGCTTGCTTCACTCTATTCTCTCAGAACTAAAAATTCAGAAGATCTCTATGGAGCGCAATTACATTCATGCCCTGTGCAGAGTGTATGTGGGTATTTGTCGGCAGCTTGGAGACTTGGAAAGAGCTCGCTTGTTTTGCTACAGCCTACTTAAGGAAG ATTTTCCAGAGTCAGAGAAATTGACTTTGTTCATTGCAAACatgtggcatgatatatttatttcCCAGTCGGTGATTAATAAGGCAATGCAGTTGGTTGCCAGGCAACGTGCTAAAGGAGAGGTTCGGAGCTGTTTGAGAGCCTTTCTCAACTGGGAAAAG AATGCTCCTGTGGACGTGGGTTTCATGGTTTCTAAGCTGCTATTGACCATACAGCTGTGTCCAAAAACAGAATTTCAGTCCAGTGAAACATTTGGTGAAGACTTAAGTGATAACACTTGGGAGTACATATTTGCCATTGACCTGCTCTGCTGCCATCAGAAGTGGATTTGGACACATGATAACATTATAAG TAAAGAGCTGTGGCCTGTAATGGATAAGTGGATAAAATACAGGAAAGGACATGCGAACATTGCATATACTCCTGATATTATTATAGCATCGATACTGAGGCTGATTG GTCGTTTAGGCCAGCTGGGCTTGAAGGAAGGCTTCCCGTCGGCCGTGAAGAATATCAGTTCCGTCATTGGCATGTTCATACAGCATGCCCAGGACGAAG ATATCCCGTGGGGCATCCAGCTGGCGGCTGTGTACGCGCTCTGTGATTTGAGTCCCAGCAATCCAGCGGAAATATCCAAGATCCTGGAGGCCTGGCGCCAAGAGACCGCGCACAGCGTGCCCTCCGCGGTGCTCAGCTGCCTGGAGGAAGTCAGCTCGCTGTGTGCGGAGGAGGTCGGCTAA